One Firmicutes bacterium CAG:345 DNA segment encodes these proteins:
- a CDS encoding cadmium-exporting ATPase (product inferred by homology to UniProt), whose product MLLEEEKCGCEHDHEEDECCCGHHHEHHEDECCCGHHHDHPEIGEECDCPDCEGHDHDRTISFIDEETGEEYKGLFLFHTDLDGKTIYYCAFGDFDDQDSEITVIPLEANEENRLIPIDIESDPRAEELKEIFEDWQDQVSGDMSEEEEQYPGE is encoded by the coding sequence ATGTTATTAGAAGAAGAAAAATGTGGTTGTGAACACGATCATGAAGAAGATGAATGTTGTTGCGGACACCATCATGAACATCATGAAGATGAATGCTGCTGTGGACACCATCATGATCATCCAGAAATTGGTGAAGAATGCGATTGTCCAGATTGTGAAGGACATGATCATGATCGTACCATCAGTTTTATCGATGAAGAAACTGGTGAAGAATATAAAGGACTTTTCCTTTTTCACACAGATTTAGATGGAAAAACAATTTATTATTGTGCTTTTGGTGATTTTGATGATCAAGATTCTGAAATCACAGTTATTCCACTTGAAGCAAACGAAGAAAATCGTTTGATTCCAATTGATATTGAATCCGATCCTCGCGCTGAAGAATTAAAAGAAATCTTCGAAGATTGGCAAGACCAAGTTTCCGGTGATATGTCAGAGGAAGAAGAACAATATCCAGGCGAATAA